The sequence CATCGAGGCGGTCATCCAGGAGGCCGAGGACGAGGAGCTGATGGAACGCTACCTCGGCGGCGAGACGATCGCCCCGACCGACCTGATCCCCGACCTGGAGCAGGCGGTGGCCGCCGGCCGCCTCTTCCCGGTCCTGGCCGGCGCGGCCACCAAGGGCATCGGCATCGCCGAGCTGCTCGAGATCATGACCGAGGCGTTCCCCTCCCCCGTCGAGCGCCAGGCCTACGAGGGGACGGTCCCCGGGACCGACGGCGGGGAGGCAGCCACCCGCACCGCCGACCCGGCCGGCCCGCTGGCCGCCTACGTGTTCAAGACGATCTCCGACCCCTACGTCGGGAGGCTGAACCTGTTCCGGGTCGTCTCGGGCACGTTCACGCCCGACCACACGGTGCTCAACGCGACCAAGGGCAGGGACGAGCGGGTCGGCCACCTGCTGACGCTCCGGGGCAAGAACCAGGAGCCGGTCGACCAGGTCGTGGCCGGCGACATCGGCGCGGTGGCCAAGCTCGCCGACACCTCGACCGGCGACACCCTGACCGAGAAGGACGTCCCGTTCGTGCTGCCGACGCCCTCCATGCCCGACCCGCTGCTCCCCATCGCGATCGCGCCCAGGTCCCGGGGCGACGAGGACAAGCTCTCCTCCGGCCTCAGCCGGACCGAGGCCGAGGACCTGACCCTGCGGGTCGAGCGCAACGCCGAGACCCACCAGACCGTGCTGTGGGGCATGGGCGAGAACCACATCGAGATCGTGCTCGAGCGCCTGAAGCGGAAGTTCGGGGTCGAGGTGGCCCAGGTCCCCCTGCGCCTCCCGTACAAGGAGACGTTCAAGGCTCCCGTCAAGGCCCTGGGGCGGCACGTCAAGCAGTCTGGCGGCCACGGCCAGTACGCCATCTGCAACATCGAGGTCGAGCCCCTGCCCCGCGGCGGCGGCTTCGAGTACGTCGACAAGATCTACGGCGGCGCCGTCCCCAACCAGTTCATCCCCTCGGTCGAGAAGGGGGTGCGCAAGGCCATGGACGACGGCCTGGCCGCCGGCTACCCGGTGGTCGACATCCGGGTCATCCTCTACGACGGCAAGTTCCACTCGGTCGACTCCTCGGACATGGCCTTCCAGATCGCGGGCGCGCTGGCGCTGAAGGAGGCGGCCGCGCACAGCGAGATCTCCCTGCTCGAGCCGGTGCTCGAGCTCGAGGTGCTGATCCCCGACGAGTACGTGGGCGACATCCTCGGCGACCTGTCCTCCCGGCGGGGCCGGGTGGTCGGCACCGACCCGGTCGGCACCGGGCGGACGCTGGTCCGCGCCACCGTGCCCGAGGCCGAGGTGGTGCGCTACGCCATCGACCTGCGCTCCATGACCCGCGGCAAGGGGTCGTTCGCGCGCCGCTTCTCCCACTACGAGGAGCTGCCCGCCCACCTCGCCACCAGGGTCGTCGAGCAGGCCAAGGCCGAGCGGGAGGCCGCCTCGAGGTAGGAGCCGTCGTCGCTGGCTCGGTAGGCGGGGATGCTCAGGGCCCAACGTCCCACCACCCATCGCGAGTACCGGAGGTTCGGACATGACGGATCACGGACGGACGGACCGGAGCCAGACCCACCCTCACGAGCGCCGGGACGGAACGCTCAGTCGTCGGAGCCTGCTGAAGGGCGCCGCCGGACTCGGAGCCGCCGCCCTCGGAGGTCGGATACTCTCAGCGACGAAGCCGGCGTCCGCCGGGCTCGTCCGCCGCGCGACGCCGGCCACGCCGATCGAGCACGTCATCATCGCGTGCCAGGAGAACCGATCCTTCGACCACTACTTCGGCTACGCGCCCTGGATCGGCTCGTACGGTCCGCCCCCCGGGTACAGCCAGCCGGACGGCAGCGGGGGCACCGTCACGCCGTACCGCTTCACGGATCTGTCCACGCCCGACGTGCCGCACTCGTGGGGGGCGGTCCACGAGCAGTGGAACAACGGCAAGATGGACGGCTTCTACACCAACGCCGGCATCTGGGCGCTCGGGTACTACACGGCCGCGGAGCTCCCCTTCTACTACAGCCTGTTCGAGGACTCGACGCTCTGCGTCAACTACTTCTGTTCGCTCCTCGGCCCCACGTGGCCGAACCGCTTCTACCTTGCCGCGGGGACGTCGGGCGGTATCACGACGAACGGCGTCTGGGGGTTCGGCGTGTTCGACCATCCGATGATCCTGGACCTGCTGGAAGCGGCCGGCGTCTCGTGGAAGGTCTACAACATCGGATGGGACAGCGTGCCCTACGGCAACACCGACAACGTCTTCGTGTTCTGGGAGCGGTACGCGCACGACCAGCGGACGCTCGGCAGCAAGGGCGGGTTCCTGAACGACCTGAGGCGTGACCGCCTGCCGCAGGTCTCCTTCATCATCCCCAGCTACGCCAGAGGCTGGGACGAGCACCCGCCGGCGGACGTGTCGATCGGGATGGGCATCCAGCAGGAGCTCGTCACGGCCCTGCGGGAGTCGTCGGCGTGGGAGCGCGCCGCGTACATCCTGACCTACGACGAGCACGGCGGGTACTTCGACCACGTCACGCCACCGGTCTTCGACGCCTTCGGCGCCGGCATGCGCGTCCCGACCTGGGTGATCTCGCCGTTCGCCAAGAAGTCGCACCTCGAGCCGAGGGTGTACGACCACGCGTCGACGCTGAAGTTCCTCGAGGCGGTGTTCGGGCTCCCCACGCTGGCGTCCGTCAACCACGAGTTCGACGCCTCCACTCCTGGCGGCCCGAACTACGAGGCGGCCGGCGGCGCACCCACCGGCCCACCCGCTCCGCCCCGCGACGGCCTCGAAGAGGTCGGCGACATGCTGGAGTGCTTCGAGTTCTGAGGAGGGCAGGGAGGTGGCGCTGTGAACGTCGAGGCGATCAACATCGGCCCGAGCTACGCGATCGCGTCGGTCGACGCCGCCAGCGCGCTCGCCGGCAAGGGCCTTGCGGGCGACCGCCACTTCCACGAGGACGGCGCCAAGCCCGGCCAGGCGCTGACCCTGGTCGAGGCGGAGGTGCTGGAAGACGTCGGCCTCACCGGCGCGCAGTCGCGCCGGCAGGTGGTGGTGCGCGGCGTGCGGCTGAACGAGCTGGTCGGCAGGCGCTTCCGGGTCGGCGACGTCGAGTGCGTCGGCGTCGAGCTCTGCGAGCCGTGCCTGCACCTGCAGCAGCTGACGCGGCCCGGGATCATCAAGGAGCTCGTCCACCGGGGCGGGCTCAACGCCGACATCCTGGGCGACGGCCGGATCTCCGTCGGCGACCCGGTCCTCGTCGACGAGCACCGACCGTGAGGCGGAGCAGCTGTCGAGCAGCTTGTCGCCCCCTTCCCTCGCCGATCCGACCGTGAGGCAGGAGCGACGAGGATCTCGAGATCGTCGGCGGCATCGCAACGGGCGAGGAGGGCGAGCAGCCGCACGGAGCGGCACGCGGAGGGGCCGCCGTGCCCCCGGACACATCGCGGGCCGGTTGCCCAACTCGATTACAGGCTTACACTAGATCGCAAGGGTGGCCGCGCGAGCCGACCCTGAAAGAGGGCTACCGCCATGAGCGCCGAGCTGCTGCCGGCTGGCAGCTACCGGGTCGGTGACGCCGAGCGATCCCGCACCACAGAGCTGCTCAAGGAAGCACACGTCGCCGGCTACCTGACGCTGGCCGAGATCGACGAGCGGCTCAGCGCCGCGCTCGCCGCCCGCACCCGCGACGAGCTCGAGCGGCTGGTGGCCGACCTGCCGCCCGATTGGCGGGCGCGGCAGGCCGGCGCGCCCGCCGCCGCGCCGCGTCGCACCGTCCCGCCGGTCGCCTGGTGGCTCCTGCCGCTCGCGCTGCTGGTGGTCGCGATGGTCGTGCTGGCCATCGCCACGCGCGGCTTCTTCTTCCCTTGGCCGCTGCTGTGGTTGTGGTTGGCGTTCGGGCGCCGCCACGGCCGTGCCGGCTGGCATCCTCCGCGCTCGCACCGGGGCACGTGGGTCTGACCTGACCGCTGGGTACCGTCCTCGTCGCATGCTGCGGCGGGGAATCCCTCGCGTGGATCGAGGCTCAGCCGCGAGGACCGTGGGGGCGGCAGGCGACCACCCCGTATGCGGGGGCGAACATGGGCCGGAAGCGGGGCGGGGTGGCAAGGGCGGCCAGGCGGCCGAGGGCGAGGGCGTGCTGCTTCACCCGCGCCTTCAGGGCCGAGCTGCCGGTGACGTGGGGGAAGAACAGGGTCCGCAGGAAGTACTCGAGCTCGACGCTGCCGGCGGTCCCGACCAGGTAGGCCGGGCAGCGCTGGTCGGGGAAGGCCAGGTAGGCGGCGGCCGGCTCCATGCCCGCGGCGGCGAGCGCGCGCCACGCGGCGCCGGCCCGGAGGGCGCCACGGTCCCGCAGGCCGGCCGGGTAGAGGCGGTTGGCGAAGCCCGCGTACAGCCAGCCGCCGGGCGCCACGGCGGCGGCGGCCCGGCCGAGCAGGGCGGCCGCACCCCCGGCGCCGTCCACCCGCCCCCAGGCGCCGAGGTCGCCGACGACCACGGCCGGGTAGCGCCGCCCGTCGAGGGCGGCGGCCAGCCCGGCGGCGTCCCTGGCCGGGCAGACCGCGCCGGGCAGGGACTCGGCGGCGACGGCCAGCAGCAGCAGCCCGTCGGGCTCGCTGGGCACCACCAGGCGCCAGTTCAACAGCCGCGCGTCCACCTCCGCCTCCGCTGCGGGCGTCGGCGGGACCGGGGGTGTGACGGGTCGCAGCTCGGGCACGAACGTCACCTCCGGGCCGGCGTCGAGACCAGGGCGGTCAGGGCCGCGCGGGGCCGCCAGCGGGCCTCCCGGGGGGCGGCGGCGAGCGCCACTGCGAGGATGGCGGCGGCGTAGGCGAGCGCGCCGGCTGCGACGACGGGGAGCACCGGGCCGTCCCTGAGGGCGAGCAGCAGACCGGCCATGGGCAGCGACGCGAACGCGGGCACGGCGAGGCTGGAGGCCAGGGCCGAGGGTCCGGCCAGCCGCCGGAGCATGACCGCGTAGGCGGCGAACAGCCCGGCCTCGGTGATCGCGGTGGTGAGCGCGGCGCCCAGGTACGACCAGCGGGGGATGAACCAGGCGTTCAACCCCAGGTTGAGCACTGCCGCACTGGCGACCGCGACCGTCCGCCTGGTCTGGCCGTCGGCGGCGGTGAGCGCGGTGCCCAGCGTGTGGCCGAGCATGCGGACGGGGATGACCAGGACGAGCACCTGGTAGGCGAGGACCGCCTTGTCGAACTTGCTGCCGTACACGAACCGGAAGATCGCGGGAGCCAGCAGCAGCGACCCGACCATGATGGGCACGCCGACCACGGCCAGCAGCCGCAGCGACACGTCCCGGTAGCGCCCGAGCTGCCTGGGGTCGGGCCAGGCCCGGCTCATGCGCGGGTACAGGGCGGTGTTCAGCACCCGGGCGAGCACGTTGAGGTACAGGACGAGGTTGGTGGCCGCCTGGTACAGCCCGACCGCGGTGGGGCCCTTGACGAAGCCGAGCAGCACCGCGTCGACCCGGATGTAGGTGAGCGACATGGCGTCGTCAAGGGCGAACGGGACCGTGCGGCGCAGCGTGGGGCGCAGGAAGGCCAGATGCGGGCGAGGGACC is a genomic window of Actinomycetes bacterium containing:
- a CDS encoding elongation factor G-like protein EF-G2, which produces MKSYPTDHVRNVLIVGHGGAGKTSLVEALLHATGAINRVGRVEDGSTTTDFEPEETRKQISVSLALAPVEHGGYKVNLLDAPGYADFVGEVRAALPAVDAVLFVVSAVDGVETQTEVVWTMAEELGLPRAFFINKLDRDRASFSRTLDAIQAAFGKGCPPLYLPIGEEHELSGLVGLLSGRAFTHGADGRRTEGDVPDALADAAEDLRAQLIEAVIQEAEDEELMERYLGGETIAPTDLIPDLEQAVAAGRLFPVLAGAATKGIGIAELLEIMTEAFPSPVERQAYEGTVPGTDGGEAATRTADPAGPLAAYVFKTISDPYVGRLNLFRVVSGTFTPDHTVLNATKGRDERVGHLLTLRGKNQEPVDQVVAGDIGAVAKLADTSTGDTLTEKDVPFVLPTPSMPDPLLPIAIAPRSRGDEDKLSSGLSRTEAEDLTLRVERNAETHQTVLWGMGENHIEIVLERLKRKFGVEVAQVPLRLPYKETFKAPVKALGRHVKQSGGHGQYAICNIEVEPLPRGGGFEYVDKIYGGAVPNQFIPSVEKGVRKAMDDGLAAGYPVVDIRVILYDGKFHSVDSSDMAFQIAGALALKEAAAHSEISLLEPVLELEVLIPDEYVGDILGDLSSRRGRVVGTDPVGTGRTLVRATVPEAEVVRYAIDLRSMTRGKGSFARRFSHYEELPAHLATRVVEQAKAEREAASR
- a CDS encoding alkaline phosphatase family protein: MTDHGRTDRSQTHPHERRDGTLSRRSLLKGAAGLGAAALGGRILSATKPASAGLVRRATPATPIEHVIIACQENRSFDHYFGYAPWIGSYGPPPGYSQPDGSGGTVTPYRFTDLSTPDVPHSWGAVHEQWNNGKMDGFYTNAGIWALGYYTAAELPFYYSLFEDSTLCVNYFCSLLGPTWPNRFYLAAGTSGGITTNGVWGFGVFDHPMILDLLEAAGVSWKVYNIGWDSVPYGNTDNVFVFWERYAHDQRTLGSKGGFLNDLRRDRLPQVSFIIPSYARGWDEHPPADVSIGMGIQQELVTALRESSAWERAAYILTYDEHGGYFDHVTPPVFDAFGAGMRVPTWVISPFAKKSHLEPRVYDHASTLKFLEAVFGLPTLASVNHEFDASTPGGPNYEAAGGAPTGPPAPPRDGLEEVGDMLECFEF
- a CDS encoding DUF1707 domain-containing protein, with protein sequence MSAELLPAGSYRVGDAERSRTTELLKEAHVAGYLTLAEIDERLSAALAARTRDELERLVADLPPDWRARQAGAPAAAPRRTVPPVAWWLLPLALLVVAMVVLAIATRGFFFPWPLLWLWLAFGRRHGRAGWHPPRSHRGTWV
- a CDS encoding flippase, with protein sequence MTRYAPARPGASGSGRPEGPTSQAPGGGGGGRGLVARNSGWQLVTFAARAVSGLAAVVLVARHGGPAQLGVFQFALTLSTMFSFAVGLGLFNLLTREVAREPGSSRAWVEAGVLVALVAGGVVTALLAAGVRFAGQSPDVVEAVTLAGIALAFDTAGRITFAAFAGWERMRLESAATVAQEVAFLAGIPLALDAGLGVRGVLLAYVGSRALGALAGWTMACRELRVLMVPRPHLAFLRPTLRRTVPFALDDAMSLTYIRVDAVLLGFVKGPTAVGLYQAATNLVLYLNVLARVLNTALYPRMSRAWPDPRQLGRYRDVSLRLLAVVGVPIMVGSLLLAPAIFRFVYGSKFDKAVLAYQVLVLVIPVRMLGHTLGTALTAADGQTRRTVAVASAAVLNLGLNAWFIPRWSYLGAALTTAITEAGLFAAYAVMLRRLAGPSALASSLAVPAFASLPMAGLLLALRDGPVLPVVAAGALAYAAAILAVALAAAPREARWRPRAALTALVSTPARR